One window of the Epinephelus moara isolate mb chromosome 24, YSFRI_EMoa_1.0, whole genome shotgun sequence genome contains the following:
- the znf362a gene encoding zinc finger protein 362a isoform X3, with protein sequence MAEPRFNNPYFWPPPPAMPGQLDNLVLINKIKEQLMAEKIRPPHLPAASAPSQQPLLAPPIQADGSQQGMSKAHQMPVLHSHSPSQPDIALHARPASSSVTGRILGDVNLNLDDKAAIKARGLWEDWHLRQLIDHPSRTNHVSGVALASRTGNLNTSEIITPTTPTSSSHSRLGGAPTPHLISGLACSQGMEPGKNNGGLVGLLGPPPKEERGRKRIKAENGSSLLVVPYPILASGNDQSCVTITAKEGKTYRCKVCPLTFFSKSDMQIHSKTHTEAKAHKCPHCTKSFANASYLAQHLRIHLGIKPYRCSYCEKCFRQLSHLQQHTRIHTGDRPYKCAHPGCEKAFTQLSNLQSHQRQHNKDKPFKCSNCFRAYSDSASLQIHLSAHAIKNAKAYCCSMCGRAYTSETYLMKHMSKHTMVEHVVSHHSPQHRTESPTIPIRISLI encoded by the exons atGGCTGAACCTCGCTTTAACAATCCCTATTTTTGGCCTCCACCTCCCGCTATGCCCGGCCAG CTGGATAACCTAGTCTTGATCAATAAAATCAAGGAGCAGCTGATGGCAGAGAAGATCAGACCGCCACATCTGCCTGCTGCCTCAGCCCCTTCCCAACAGCCCTTACTGGCTCCCCCCATCCAGGCGGATGGCAGCCAGCAAGGGATGTCCAAAGCTCACCAGATGCCAGTTCTCCACAGCCACAGCCCGTCTCAGCCTGATATCGCCCTGCACGCCCGCCCCGCCTCCAGCTCAGTCACAG GTCGTATTCTGGGGGATGTAAACTTGAATCTGGACGATAAGGCAGCTATAAAAGCCAGAGGATTATGGGAAGACTGGCATCTGCGTCAACTGATAGACCATCCCTCTAGGACAAACCATGTCTCAG GTGTGGCACTGGCATCCAGAACAGGCAACCTCAACACCTCAGAGATCATCACCCCAACCACGCCCACCTCAAGCAGCCACAGCCGGCTGGGCGGAGCCCCCACACCTCACCTCATCTCAGGGTTAGCTTGCAGCCAAGGGATGGAGCCCGGGAAAAACAACGGGGGACTTGTGGGACTCCTCGGCCCTCCTCCAAAGGAGGAACGGGGGCGTAAGAGGATCAAGGCAGAGAATGGGTCATCTCTTCTGGTGGTGCCCTACCCAATCCTAGCCTCAGGCAACGACCAATCCTGTGTCACCATTACTGCCAAAGAGGGAAAAACCTACAG GTGTAAAGTTTGTCCGCTGACCTTCTTCTCCAAGTCAGACATGCAGATCCACTCGAAAACGCACACAGAGGCGAAGGCTCACAAGTGTCCTCACTGCACGAAGTCCTTTGCGAACGCATCGTACCTGGCCCAGCACCTGCGCATACACTTGGGTATCAAACCTTATCGCTGCTCCTACTGTGAGAAATGCTTTCGCCAGCTCTCCCATCTGCAGCAGCACACCAG aatccacacaggtgatcGGCCGTACAAATGCGCCCATCCAGGATGTGAAAAAGCTTTTACTCAGCTATCTAATCTGCAG TCTCACCAGAGGCAGCACAACAAAGACAAGCCCTTCAAATGTTCCAACTGTTTCCGTGCCTACTCAGACTCTGCCTCGCTGCAGATTCACCTGTCCGCACACGCCATCAAAAACGCCAAGGCCTACTGCTGCAGCATGTGCGGCCGGGCGTACACGTCG gaGACGTACCTCATGAAACACATGTCTAAACACACAATGGTGGAACATGTGGTGTCCCATCACTCCCCTCAACACAGGACAGAGTCTCCCACCATCCCTATACGGATCTCCCTCATCTGA
- the znf362a gene encoding zinc finger protein 362a isoform X4: MAEPRFNNPYFWPPPPAMPGQEQLMAEKIRPPHLPAASAPSQQPLLAPPIQADGSQQGMSKAHQMPVLHSHSPSQPDIALHARPASSSVTGRILGDVNLNLDDKAAIKARGLWEDWHLRQLIDHPSRTNHVSGVALASRTGNLNTSEIITPTTPTSSSHSRLGGAPTPHLISGLACSQGMEPGKNNGGLVGLLGPPPKEERGRKRIKAENGSSLLVVPYPILASGNDQSCVTITAKEGKTYRCKVCPLTFFSKSDMQIHSKTHTEAKAHKCPHCTKSFANASYLAQHLRIHLGIKPYRCSYCEKCFRQLSHLQQHTRIHTGDRPYKCAHPGCEKAFTQLSNLQSHQRQHNKDKPFKCSNCFRAYSDSASLQIHLSAHAIKNAKAYCCSMCGRAYTSETYLMKHMSKHTMVEHVVSHHSPQHRTESPTIPIRISLI; the protein is encoded by the exons atGGCTGAACCTCGCTTTAACAATCCCTATTTTTGGCCTCCACCTCCCGCTATGCCCGGCCAG GAGCAGCTGATGGCAGAGAAGATCAGACCGCCACATCTGCCTGCTGCCTCAGCCCCTTCCCAACAGCCCTTACTGGCTCCCCCCATCCAGGCGGATGGCAGCCAGCAAGGGATGTCCAAAGCTCACCAGATGCCAGTTCTCCACAGCCACAGCCCGTCTCAGCCTGATATCGCCCTGCACGCCCGCCCCGCCTCCAGCTCAGTCACAG GTCGTATTCTGGGGGATGTAAACTTGAATCTGGACGATAAGGCAGCTATAAAAGCCAGAGGATTATGGGAAGACTGGCATCTGCGTCAACTGATAGACCATCCCTCTAGGACAAACCATGTCTCAG GTGTGGCACTGGCATCCAGAACAGGCAACCTCAACACCTCAGAGATCATCACCCCAACCACGCCCACCTCAAGCAGCCACAGCCGGCTGGGCGGAGCCCCCACACCTCACCTCATCTCAGGGTTAGCTTGCAGCCAAGGGATGGAGCCCGGGAAAAACAACGGGGGACTTGTGGGACTCCTCGGCCCTCCTCCAAAGGAGGAACGGGGGCGTAAGAGGATCAAGGCAGAGAATGGGTCATCTCTTCTGGTGGTGCCCTACCCAATCCTAGCCTCAGGCAACGACCAATCCTGTGTCACCATTACTGCCAAAGAGGGAAAAACCTACAG GTGTAAAGTTTGTCCGCTGACCTTCTTCTCCAAGTCAGACATGCAGATCCACTCGAAAACGCACACAGAGGCGAAGGCTCACAAGTGTCCTCACTGCACGAAGTCCTTTGCGAACGCATCGTACCTGGCCCAGCACCTGCGCATACACTTGGGTATCAAACCTTATCGCTGCTCCTACTGTGAGAAATGCTTTCGCCAGCTCTCCCATCTGCAGCAGCACACCAG aatccacacaggtgatcGGCCGTACAAATGCGCCCATCCAGGATGTGAAAAAGCTTTTACTCAGCTATCTAATCTGCAG TCTCACCAGAGGCAGCACAACAAAGACAAGCCCTTCAAATGTTCCAACTGTTTCCGTGCCTACTCAGACTCTGCCTCGCTGCAGATTCACCTGTCCGCACACGCCATCAAAAACGCCAAGGCCTACTGCTGCAGCATGTGCGGCCGGGCGTACACGTCG gaGACGTACCTCATGAAACACATGTCTAAACACACAATGGTGGAACATGTGGTGTCCCATCACTCCCCTCAACACAGGACAGAGTCTCCCACCATCCCTATACGGATCTCCCTCATCTGA
- the LOC126385955 gene encoding alpha-1,3-galactosyltransferase 2-like isoform X1, giving the protein MWVTATHRCPHIPPQQSSGSAELGHQSVSTMGHIQRTKTLLKCLLGIPVTLCVLYLISPSLRLLIGLLPMDKCSLESAKMLSLDCSVDATLDLWSRPDVQTCTSWNAPIIWEGMFDPDLYDQAHKMKRSSVALTVFAVGRYLDVYLATFLNSAEQHFMLGLPVTYYVFTDVPEKVPDIKLAPQRSIKVFKVEKNSRWQDISMMRMKTISDVIESDIRHSCTHIFCFDVDQVFTGRFGSEALGESVALLHAHYYHLPEMLFTYDRNPESKAFMQSGDFYYHAAVFGGSWKSVKALTEACYQSIMEDKQNNVEALWHDESHLNKYMWLHKPSRVLSPEYCWDTSIGYRSDIRVNRLLWALKHYDTLRTP; this is encoded by the exons ATGTGGGTGACAGCGACTCACAG GTGCCCTCACATTCCTCCTCAACAGAGTTCAGGGTCTGCAGAGCTTGGACACCAGAGTGTTTCAACAATGGG ACACATTCAGAGGACGAAGACTCTTCTGAAGTGTCTGCTTGGCATTCCTGTCACGCTCTGTGTTTTATACTTAATATCTCCATCTCTGAG GCTTTTAATAGGCCTCCTGCCGATGGACAAATGCTCTTTGGAAAGTGCAAAGATGCTGAGTCTGGACTGCAGTGTGGACGCCACCCTCGATCTTTG GTCCAGACCTGATGTGCAAACTTGTACATCCTGGAATGCTCCCATCATCTGGGAAGGGATGTTTGACCCTGACCTTTACGACCAGGCGCACAAGATGAAAAGATCCTCTGTGGCTCTCACAGTGTTTGCTGTTGGCAG GTACCTGGATGTGTACCTGGCGACCTTCCTGAACTCCGCAGAGCAGCACTTCATGTTGGGTTTGCCCGTGACATATTATGTCTTTACGGATGTGCCAGAGAAGGTGCCGGACATCAAGCTCGCTCCTCAGCGAAGCATAAAGGTTTTCAAAGTGGAGAAGAACTCCAGGTGGCAGGACATCTCTATGATGCGAATGAAGACCATATCAGATGTCATAGAGTCAGACATTCgtcacagctgcacacacatcTTCTGCTTTGACGTGGATCAGGTGTTCACAGGGAGATTTGGCTCAGAGGCTCTGGGCGAGTCTGTGGCCCTGCTCCACGCCCATTACTACCACCTCCCAGAGATGCTGTTTACGTACGACCGCAACCCAGAATCCAAGGCGTTCATGCAAAGTGGGGACTTCTACTACCATGCTGCCGTCTTCGGAGGCTCGTGGAAGAGTGTAAAAGCACTGACTGAGGCCTGCTACCAGAGCATCATGGAGGACAAGCAGAACAATGTGGAGGCTCTGTGGCACGATGAGAGTCACCTCAACAAGTACATGTGGCTTCACAAACCAAGCAGGGTGCTCTCTCCGGAGTACTGCTGGGACACCAGCATCGGCTACAGGAGTGACATACGAGTCAATCGACTACTTTGGGCGCTGAAACATTACGACACACTTCGTACACCTTAG
- the LOC126385955 gene encoding alpha-1,3-galactosyltransferase 2-like isoform X2, producing MGHIQRTKTLLKCLLGIPVTLCVLYLISPSLRLLIGLLPMDKCSLESAKMLSLDCSVDATLDLWSRPDVQTCTSWNAPIIWEGMFDPDLYDQAHKMKRSSVALTVFAVGRYLDVYLATFLNSAEQHFMLGLPVTYYVFTDVPEKVPDIKLAPQRSIKVFKVEKNSRWQDISMMRMKTISDVIESDIRHSCTHIFCFDVDQVFTGRFGSEALGESVALLHAHYYHLPEMLFTYDRNPESKAFMQSGDFYYHAAVFGGSWKSVKALTEACYQSIMEDKQNNVEALWHDESHLNKYMWLHKPSRVLSPEYCWDTSIGYRSDIRVNRLLWALKHYDTLRTP from the exons ATGGG ACACATTCAGAGGACGAAGACTCTTCTGAAGTGTCTGCTTGGCATTCCTGTCACGCTCTGTGTTTTATACTTAATATCTCCATCTCTGAG GCTTTTAATAGGCCTCCTGCCGATGGACAAATGCTCTTTGGAAAGTGCAAAGATGCTGAGTCTGGACTGCAGTGTGGACGCCACCCTCGATCTTTG GTCCAGACCTGATGTGCAAACTTGTACATCCTGGAATGCTCCCATCATCTGGGAAGGGATGTTTGACCCTGACCTTTACGACCAGGCGCACAAGATGAAAAGATCCTCTGTGGCTCTCACAGTGTTTGCTGTTGGCAG GTACCTGGATGTGTACCTGGCGACCTTCCTGAACTCCGCAGAGCAGCACTTCATGTTGGGTTTGCCCGTGACATATTATGTCTTTACGGATGTGCCAGAGAAGGTGCCGGACATCAAGCTCGCTCCTCAGCGAAGCATAAAGGTTTTCAAAGTGGAGAAGAACTCCAGGTGGCAGGACATCTCTATGATGCGAATGAAGACCATATCAGATGTCATAGAGTCAGACATTCgtcacagctgcacacacatcTTCTGCTTTGACGTGGATCAGGTGTTCACAGGGAGATTTGGCTCAGAGGCTCTGGGCGAGTCTGTGGCCCTGCTCCACGCCCATTACTACCACCTCCCAGAGATGCTGTTTACGTACGACCGCAACCCAGAATCCAAGGCGTTCATGCAAAGTGGGGACTTCTACTACCATGCTGCCGTCTTCGGAGGCTCGTGGAAGAGTGTAAAAGCACTGACTGAGGCCTGCTACCAGAGCATCATGGAGGACAAGCAGAACAATGTGGAGGCTCTGTGGCACGATGAGAGTCACCTCAACAAGTACATGTGGCTTCACAAACCAAGCAGGGTGCTCTCTCCGGAGTACTGCTGGGACACCAGCATCGGCTACAGGAGTGACATACGAGTCAATCGACTACTTTGGGCGCTGAAACATTACGACACACTTCGTACACCTTAG